Proteins from one Poseidonibacter antarcticus genomic window:
- a CDS encoding acyltransferase family protein, with protein sequence MHGTLRFFLAITVALSHLGLTIYTYNPGVIAVVMFYLLAGMVAYKLNSKKFPNKAFLYYKDRIKRIFPTYFMVLIFAFVIYLLGAKSYFISAVPTISDYLSNIVIIPLSYYMYNNIDKFTLLPPVWSLGVELQFYILAPFILLNNKIIKLSISLSLFIYILAVVGLLNTDYFAYRLIPGVLFIFLIGAIIQKVIEGDLSSKKILFYLYLLLLFLLGYVYFIDYKAPYNYETLFGLILGIPILLLLSSISLSNYKVVDKYLGNISYPIFLLHFPILWLFELFIKNPNNYYIILATLLLSILLQNILEKLKLI encoded by the coding sequence ATGCATGGAACACTAAGATTTTTTTTAGCAATTACTGTTGCTTTAAGTCATTTAGGCCTTACAATATATACATACAATCCAGGTGTTATTGCAGTAGTAATGTTCTATCTTTTAGCAGGTATGGTAGCATATAAATTAAACTCAAAAAAGTTTCCTAATAAAGCATTTTTATACTATAAAGATAGAATAAAAAGAATTTTCCCAACATATTTTATGGTATTAATTTTTGCCTTTGTGATTTACCTTTTAGGAGCTAAATCATATTTTATCTCAGCTGTTCCAACTATAAGTGATTATTTATCTAATATCGTAATTATTCCTCTATCTTATTATATGTATAATAATATTGACAAATTTACACTTTTACCACCTGTTTGGTCTTTAGGTGTTGAATTACAGTTCTATATTCTTGCTCCTTTTATACTATTAAATAATAAAATAATTAAATTATCGATATCTTTATCTCTATTTATTTATATTTTAGCTGTAGTAGGTTTATTAAATACAGATTATTTTGCATATAGATTGATTCCAGGAGTTTTATTTATTTTTCTTATTGGTGCAATAATTCAAAAAGTTATTGAAGGTGATTTATCTTCAAAAAAGATATTATTTTATCTTTATTTACTTTTATTATTTCTTCTAGGATATGTATATTTCATTGATTATAAGGCTCCTTACAATTATGAAACATTATTTGGGTTAATATTAGGAATACCCATTTTATTATTATTATCTAGCATTAGCTTATCAAATTATAAAGTTGTTGATAAGTATTTAGGAAATATTTCATATCCAATATTTTTATTGCATTTTCCTATTCTTTGGTTATTTGAATTATTTATAAAAAATCCAAATAATTATTATATTATTTTAGCTACTTTACTCCTCTCTATTCTTTTGCAGAATATACTTGAAAAATTAAAACTAATATAA
- a CDS encoding glycosyltransferase, whose product MKKVKKLSLAYFSPFPPQKSGISYYSLDLLIYLSEYYNIDIIYDNIIDDEYINKNYKINSIEYFEKNHSLYDRIIYHFGNSPYHLDMLKLLDKIAGFVILHDFFISDLINHNYLINKEKMYYFNTYTSLINNSTYNDYPCNVDVLNNARGTIVHSNFAKSLISKYYYKSDLSNIYTVPLLKKPSKLLKDLNKTDFIVSTFGLINKNKLPNKIIEAWKNSILSKQKNCYLIFVGEDIDDSFSEDIKNSNIIKTNWVDTNTYSDYLKITDIAIQLRSNTKGESSAALLDTMNNEIATITNAATLLGEFPNDCLFTIDEDFDIRQLTNAINTLYKNKELRVKIANNAFNHIQEYHNPEYCTKLYYKAIEDAYSKDTFKVNNIKNLFYLNSSTKSLVQTISLLDNKQFSKRQILVDVSSIIKEDLNTGIQRVVKSQLTELIKNSFEDYRIEPIYLKKIDDSYLYFYAREFTSKLLKIDTNLYDEPIKVKHDDIFYGLDLVYEEINISIKEEIFKNFKNIGLKFVFLVYDILPIIHPKFFPKESKAIHENWLKNITSNSDLIICISNSVLKEVSSFYDTNITFVHLGSNFTHKEFKLEEDYIKTKEEMNFLVVGTIEPRKGHKLLLETFELFWNDNINLNLHIVGKKGWMVDELYNKIKTHNFLNKNLFFYEGINDESLEKLYKFSDCVIVPSEAEGFGLPIIEAAFYNKAIIARDIEVFKEVGKNFISYFPNDNNPKSLYKSINHWIKSYKINNTSSSKEIPILTWKENAIATLEILKKL is encoded by the coding sequence ATGAAAAAAGTTAAAAAGTTATCATTAGCATATTTTTCACCTTTCCCTCCACAAAAAAGTGGAATATCTTATTATAGTTTAGATTTATTAATATATCTTAGCGAGTATTATAATATAGATATTATCTATGATAATATAATTGATGATGAATATATAAATAAAAATTATAAGATAAATTCAATAGAATATTTTGAAAAAAATCATTCATTATATGATAGAATAATTTATCATTTTGGAAACTCACCTTATCATTTAGATATGTTAAAACTTTTAGATAAAATTGCAGGATTTGTAATCTTACATGATTTTTTTATTTCTGATTTAATAAATCATAATTATTTAATTAATAAAGAAAAAATGTATTATTTTAATACTTATACTTCATTAATAAATAATTCAACTTACAATGATTATCCATGTAATGTTGATGTATTAAACAATGCAAGAGGAACTATTGTTCATTCTAATTTTGCTAAATCCTTAATTTCAAAATATTATTATAAAAGTGATTTATCAAATATATATACAGTTCCATTATTAAAAAAGCCATCAAAGCTTTTAAAAGATTTAAATAAAACTGATTTTATAGTTTCTACTTTTGGGCTTATTAATAAAAATAAATTGCCAAATAAAATAATAGAAGCATGGAAGAATTCTATTCTTTCAAAACAAAAAAATTGCTATTTAATATTTGTAGGTGAAGATATTGATGATAGTTTTTCTGAAGATATTAAAAACTCTAATATTATAAAAACAAATTGGGTAGATACGAATACATATAGTGATTATTTAAAAATTACAGATATTGCAATACAACTTAGGTCAAATACAAAAGGAGAAAGCTCGGCTGCATTATTAGATACAATGAATAATGAAATTGCAACGATAACAAATGCAGCTACTTTATTGGGTGAATTTCCTAATGATTGCTTATTTACAATAGATGAAGATTTTGATATAAGGCAATTAACAAATGCAATTAATACACTTTATAAAAATAAAGAATTAAGAGTAAAAATAGCCAATAATGCATTTAATCATATTCAAGAATATCATAATCCAGAATATTGTACAAAGTTGTATTATAAAGCCATAGAAGATGCATACTCAAAAGACACTTTTAAAGTAAATAATATAAAAAATCTTTTTTATTTAAACTCTTCTACCAAATCATTAGTTCAAACAATTTCTTTACTTGACAATAAACAATTTTCCAAACGTCAAATATTAGTTGATGTTTCATCTATAATAAAAGAAGATTTAAATACAGGAATACAAAGAGTTGTTAAATCTCAATTAACTGAATTAATTAAAAATTCTTTTGAAGATTATCGAATAGAACCAATATATTTAAAGAAAATTGATGATAGCTACTTATATTTCTATGCAAGAGAGTTTACTTCTAAACTTTTAAAAATAGATACTAATCTATATGATGAACCAATAAAAGTAAAACATGATGATATTTTTTATGGTTTAGATTTAGTTTATGAAGAAATTAATATTTCAATAAAAGAAGAAATATTTAAAAATTTTAAAAATATAGGATTAAAATTTGTTTTTCTAGTTTATGATATCTTGCCGATTATACATCCTAAGTTTTTTCCAAAAGAATCAAAAGCTATTCATGAAAATTGGTTAAAAAATATAACGTCAAATTCAGATTTGATAATTTGTATATCAAACTCTGTTTTAAAAGAGGTAAGTTCTTTTTATGATACAAATATCACCTTTGTGCATTTAGGTTCAAATTTTACACATAAAGAATTTAAACTCGAAGAAGATTATATAAAAACAAAAGAAGAAATGAATTTTTTAGTTGTAGGAACAATTGAGCCTAGAAAAGGGCATAAGTTACTTTTAGAAACATTTGAATTATTTTGGAATGATAATATAAATCTAAATCTTCATATTGTAGGGAAAAAAGGTTGGATGGTAGATGAACTTTATAATAAAATTAAAACACATAACTTTTTAAATAAAAATCTATTTTTTTATGAAGGAATCAATGATGAAAGCTTAGAAAAGTTATATAAATTTAGTGATTGTGTTATTGTTCCAAGTGAAGCTGAAGGTTTTGGTTTACCAATTATTGAAGCAGCTTTTTATAATAAAGCAATTATTGCAAGAGATATAGAGGTTTTTAAGGAAGTAGGTAAAAACTTTATTTCTTATTTCCCAAATGATAATAATCCAAAATCATTATATAAATCAATAAATCATTGGATAAAATCATATAAAATAAACAATACTTCATCATCAAAAGAAATCCCAATTTTAACTTGGAAAGAAAATGCAATAGCTACATTGGAAATACTAAAAAAACTATAG
- a CDS encoding glycosyltransferase has translation MRKLLVDCSFTSTINSNTGIQRVIRRVLESIVDIANISNYKAIAVSLQEGKIKEVNFDNPNKSLKNNITVQKGDILLLIDSTWHLNIWESVKYAKENQAMVVAVIYDLIPIRYSQFCDDNLPIYFKKWLGAAASYCDGFIAISNTVEKDLKEYFDTFYPKETKNKFYSYFLLGADFAYKTFNISSTNIANNLKELYTSNKNIYLIVCTVEPRKNHKYLLDVFDKLWEQNYDVTLNIVGKKGWMIDELINRIYNHEKYNKNLFYFDKINDEELNYCYQNSKMLLFPSFVEGFGLPIIESLNNKLPVLASDIPIHREVGKDKIAYFDLDNINDLVNKIITIEKNGIPDNLKLEDDFKWLNWNESTEMLFKEIVCMNKKFKPLKSFKKLSHQKKKTKNFKQQIKEIPLIGFTLRWIYNLIRLNNLKFTVYVQQEQINQQQAQINQLQEQNNKNTLIFQEQNKKIDILIKENQNMKEDYASIAYSYVSKEISKQAIAFHIKIDDFLQNVKSKEINTIEEKDSLSFLLDDYYLSFENIFRGSREYIIKRYESYSKYINTDTKKALDIACGRAEWVELLQSQNIDAHGVDLNSSMVNVAKELGIKNLEVCDAFEYLRNCSDNSFDLITSFHLIEHLQFDKLFKLLLEVKRVAIPNAIILLETPNPLNLKVSTYEFYKDPTHLNPLPSDIIKFLLEYLGFIDVKVEYLNPLDKNTQNLQNDAQDYLIVAKNS, from the coding sequence ATGAGAAAACTTTTAGTGGATTGTTCATTTACAAGTACGATAAATTCTAATACAGGAATACAAAGAGTAATTAGAAGAGTACTTGAAAGTATAGTAGATATTGCAAATATATCAAATTATAAAGCTATTGCTGTAAGTTTACAAGAGGGTAAAATAAAAGAGGTAAATTTCGACAATCCCAATAAAAGTTTAAAAAATAATATTACAGTACAAAAAGGTGATATATTACTTCTTATTGATTCAACTTGGCATCTAAATATTTGGGAAAGTGTTAAATATGCTAAAGAAAATCAAGCTATGGTTGTGGCTGTTATCTATGATCTTATTCCTATTCGTTATTCCCAGTTTTGTGATGATAATTTGCCAATATATTTTAAAAAATGGCTTGGAGCAGCAGCATCATATTGTGATGGTTTTATTGCTATATCAAATACTGTTGAAAAAGATTTAAAAGAATATTTTGATACTTTTTATCCAAAAGAAACTAAAAATAAATTTTATTCATATTTCCTATTAGGGGCGGATTTTGCTTATAAAACTTTTAATATTTCATCGACTAATATAGCAAATAATTTAAAAGAATTATATACTTCAAATAAAAATATATATCTAATAGTTTGTACAGTAGAACCTAGAAAAAACCATAAATATCTTCTTGATGTTTTTGATAAATTATGGGAACAAAACTATGATGTAACCTTAAATATTGTAGGTAAAAAAGGTTGGATGATAGATGAACTAATAAATAGAATATATAATCATGAAAAATATAATAAAAATCTTTTTTATTTTGATAAAATAAATGATGAAGAGTTAAACTATTGTTATCAAAATTCTAAAATGTTACTTTTCCCTTCTTTTGTAGAAGGTTTTGGATTACCTATTATTGAAAGTTTAAATAATAAACTTCCTGTATTAGCAAGTGATATACCAATCCATAGAGAAGTTGGAAAAGATAAAATAGCTTATTTTGATTTAGATAATATTAATGATTTAGTAAATAAAATAATTACTATTGAAAAAAATGGTATACCAGATAATCTAAAATTAGAAGATGATTTTAAATGGTTAAATTGGAATGAAAGTACAGAAATGCTTTTTAAAGAAATAGTGTGCATGAATAAAAAATTTAAACCTTTAAAAAGTTTTAAAAAACTAAGTCATCAAAAAAAGAAAACTAAAAATTTTAAACAACAAATAAAAGAAATTCCCCTAATAGGATTTACTTTAAGATGGATATATAATCTTATAAGATTAAATAATTTAAAATTTACTGTTTATGTACAACAAGAACAGATAAATCAACAACAAGCACAGATAAATCAACTTCAAGAACAAAATAATAAAAATACATTAATATTTCAAGAACAAAATAAAAAAATAGATATATTAATAAAAGAAAATCAAAATATGAAAGAAGATTACGCATCTATTGCTTATAGTTATGTATCAAAAGAAATCTCAAAACAAGCAATTGCTTTTCATATAAAAATAGATGATTTCCTTCAAAATGTAAAAAGTAAGGAAATAAATACAATAGAAGAAAAAGATTCACTTTCTTTCCTACTTGATGATTATTATTTAAGTTTTGAAAATATTTTTAGAGGTTCAAGAGAATATATAATTAAAAGATATGAATCATATTCAAAATATATAAATACAGATACGAAAAAAGCCTTAGATATTGCGTGTGGAAGAGCAGAGTGGGTTGAGTTATTACAATCACAAAATATTGATGCCCATGGAGTAGATTTAAACTCTTCAATGGTAAATGTTGCAAAAGAATTAGGAATAAAAAATCTTGAAGTTTGTGACGCTTTTGAGTATTTAAGAAATTGTTCAGATAATAGCTTTGATTTGATTACATCATTTCATTTAATTGAGCATCTACAATTTGATAAATTATTCAAACTTTTATTAGAGGTAAAAAGAGTTGCAATACCAAATGCTATTATTTTACTTGAGACTCCAAACCCTTTAAATTTAAAGGTTTCAACTTATGAGTTTTACAAAGATCCAACTCACTTAAATCCATTGCCATCAGATATAATTAAGTTTTTATTGGAATATTTAGGTTTTATTGATGTTAAAGTTGAATATCTAAATCCACTTGATAAAAATACTCAGAACTTACAAAATGATGCGCAAGATTATTTAATAGTGGCAAAAAATAGCTAA